One genomic segment of Rubripirellula amarantea includes these proteins:
- a CDS encoding alpha-L-fucosidase, which translates to MKIRFLVAAIAVAVLTPSLEAQDNATATGPYQANWESLEKHNPAPEWFRDAKFGIYFHWGVYSVPAFGSEWYPRYMHDPKHKVHKHHVEKYGPVDQYGYDRFVQDFKAENFDAEEWCDLFQKSGAKFVGPVSEHHDGFAMWDSELTPWNSMDRGPQRDITGEMAVAAKKRGMKFVTTFHHARNNLWEKQPGKWSGHFDGAKNHFPKALENEERAFMYGYMPREKFLKMWNGKLSEVINQYSPDLIWFDSWLDEIPDANRMQFLADYFNHAEQTGQEVVVTYKQQDMPQNICVLDIEKGGLEGITDFAWLSDDTISMGSWCYTDSLRIKPTNVVLHSLIDIVTKNGQLILNLSPMADGTIPDNQRKVLLELGAWLEKYGESIYNTRPFVIDGHGPTVAGKGHFGGKATDIAYSAEDIRYTRNDNVVYAFALGWPGEGTQSVLKGFAASQKDAPRDIESVSLLGSDEKIEYELTDDGLIVTAPKTKTDDMAIVYKVTTK; encoded by the coding sequence ATGAAAATTCGGTTCCTGGTGGCTGCTATCGCGGTTGCCGTTTTGACACCTTCGCTTGAAGCGCAAGACAACGCCACCGCGACGGGGCCTTACCAAGCCAACTGGGAATCGCTTGAAAAGCACAACCCAGCACCTGAATGGTTCCGGGACGCCAAGTTCGGTATCTATTTCCACTGGGGTGTTTACTCGGTTCCTGCCTTTGGTAGCGAATGGTATCCGCGTTACATGCATGACCCCAAACACAAGGTGCACAAGCACCACGTCGAAAAGTACGGGCCGGTCGACCAGTACGGATACGATCGCTTCGTGCAAGATTTCAAGGCGGAGAACTTTGACGCCGAAGAATGGTGCGATCTTTTTCAAAAGTCGGGAGCCAAGTTCGTCGGTCCCGTTTCCGAGCACCACGACGGATTTGCGATGTGGGACAGTGAACTGACACCTTGGAATTCGATGGACCGAGGCCCCCAACGCGATATCACCGGCGAGATGGCAGTGGCAGCAAAGAAACGTGGCATGAAGTTTGTCACCACGTTCCACCACGCTCGCAACAACCTTTGGGAGAAGCAGCCGGGAAAATGGTCAGGTCATTTCGACGGGGCCAAGAATCACTTCCCAAAAGCACTTGAAAACGAAGAACGAGCGTTCATGTACGGTTACATGCCGCGTGAAAAGTTCTTGAAGATGTGGAATGGCAAACTGTCCGAGGTGATAAACCAATACAGCCCCGACCTGATTTGGTTCGACTCGTGGCTCGACGAAATCCCCGATGCCAATCGCATGCAATTCTTGGCCGACTATTTCAACCACGCCGAACAAACCGGCCAAGAAGTCGTGGTGACCTACAAGCAGCAGGACATGCCGCAAAACATCTGCGTGCTTGATATCGAGAAAGGCGGATTGGAAGGAATCACCGATTTTGCATGGCTAAGCGACGACACAATTAGCATGGGAAGTTGGTGCTACACCGACTCGCTAAGAATTAAACCCACCAACGTCGTGTTGCATTCGTTAATTGACATTGTCACTAAGAACGGTCAACTCATTTTGAACCTTTCGCCGATGGCCGATGGAACGATCCCTGACAACCAACGCAAGGTGCTACTGGAACTAGGTGCGTGGCTGGAAAAGTACGGCGAGTCTATCTACAACACGCGCCCCTTCGTGATCGATGGTCATGGACCGACGGTCGCCGGCAAGGGACACTTTGGTGGCAAAGCAACGGACATCGCTTATTCGGCTGAAGACATTCGCTACACTCGAAATGATAATGTCGTGTATGCATTCGCTTTGGGATGGCCGGGCGAAGGGACCCAGTCGGTTCTGAAGGGTTTCGCCGCTTCGCAAAAAGACGCTCCTCGCGACATTGAATCGGTATCACTTTTGGGCAGTGATGAAAAAATTGAGTATGAATTAACAGACGATGGTCTGATCGTTACGGCTCCGAAGACCAAGACGGATGACATGGCGATTGTTTACAAGGTGACCACGAAATGA